A single region of the Lineus longissimus chromosome 14, tnLinLong1.2, whole genome shotgun sequence genome encodes:
- the LOC135499221 gene encoding uncharacterized protein F54H12.2-like produces the protein MISVGSCECTKSELELFSLPPTLTSIEKAQHVEYLPLGSLDDDTPIEFFISNRGDEYIDLAKTYLYLEVKVTKSDGTNLDENEKVGPVNYFFHSLFSQIDLSLNGQLVTSSNNTYPYRAYIETLLSYGLEAKRSQLQSALWFADDPGKFEKNDPAGADTNGGFKTRAKFIAKSRQLDMFGRLHLDLCHQSRYLLNGVDLKLRLNRTKNNFNLMSDVGTEVTKIKKAVLLVQQVKPNPAVLTAHAKALNTSNAKYPIRRVEVKTFSVNAGTQTVTRDNVYLGQVPRRVIVFMTDNAALVGAKNKNPFNLKHNNLNFISVEANSRTYPAQPLTPSFGTNNRYIRSYMTLFTDTGKVHDDIGNDITRESFRKGYSLWVFDLSPDKEDGDHVHLVKEGNLRLDLKFEEALTETTSVYVYAEFDNVIEIDRARNIIKDFQ, from the coding sequence ATGATCAGTGTTGGATCCTGTGAGTGCACAAAATCCGAACTGGAACTATTTTCCCTCCCACCAACGCTGACTAGCATTGAAAAAGCGCAGCATGTTGAATATCTACCTTTGGGGTCATTAGATGATGATACGCCAATAGAATTTTTCATCTCTAATCGTGGTGATGAGTACATCGATTTGGCTAAAACGTACCTTTATCTGGAGGTGAAAGTCACCAAAAGCGATGGCACTAActtggatgaaaatgaaaaggttggaccagtcaactatttttttcattccttaTTTAGTCAGATTGACCTGTCATTAAATGGTCAATTAGTCACGTCCTCTAACAACACTTACCCATACAGAGCCTACATAGAAACCTTATTATCGTACGGTCTAGAGGCAAAGAGGAGTCAGCTACAATCGGCACTTTGGTTTGCCGATGACCCTggcaaatttgagaaaaacgacCCAGCCGGAGCAGACACTAATGGCGGTTTCAAAACAAGAGCAAAATTTATAGCGAAAAGCAGACAGTTAGACATGTTTGGAAGGTTACACCTTGATTTATGTCATCAGAGTCGTTACTTGCTGAATGGTGTAGATTTGAAATTAAGATTGAATCGTACAAAGAATAATTTCAACCTCATGTCTGATGTAGGCACTGAAGTGACAAAAATAAAGAAAgctgttcttcttgttcaacaAGTCAAGCCTAACCCTGCTGTATTAACCGCCCATGCAAAAGCTCTTAATACCAGTAATGCTAAGTACCCCATTAGAAGAGTTGAGGTGAAAACATTCTCAGTTAATGCGGGCACGCAAACTGTGACTCGAGATAACGTATATTTAGGTCAAGTACCAAGGCGAGTAATTGTTTTCATGACAGATAATGCTGCATTGGTGGGTGCAAAGAATAAAAATCCATTCAATCTTAAACACAATAATCTTAATTTCATAAGCGTTGAAGCAAATAGTCGTACATATCCTGCACAACCATTGACACCATCTTTTGGAACAAATAATAGATACATCAGATCATACATGACATTGTTTACAGATACTGGAAAGGTTCACGACGATATTGGCAACGATATTACAAGAGAAAGTTTCAGAAAAGGGTACAGTCTTTGGGTTTTTGACTTGTCACCAGATAAAGAGGATGGTGATCATGTTCATCTAGTAAAAGAGGGAAACCTTCGACTAGATCTGAAATTTGAGGAGGCTTTGACAGAAACTACATCCGTTTATGTCTATGCCGAATTCGATAACGTAATAGAAATTGATCGtgcaagaaatatcatcaaggaTTTCCAATGA